A single region of the Nicotiana sylvestris chromosome 6, ASM39365v2, whole genome shotgun sequence genome encodes:
- the LOC104249591 gene encoding uncharacterized protein isoform X1 has product MEICFRRTIFMEGGSQRKVWHGRKMDKQACEKSIRGQLWKSIRNLWPKIINKSNFRIGNGLKVSFWEDNWLGQGSLKQPFPDIYLLNQQQEATVAEVWTNQGWTLTFRRLLNDWEINKLIEFYKNLERFKVTSTAEDRVTWQGNSKGKFSVKAAYKEFNISNNQIGCWPWKLIWKVKIPYKVACFTLLLAKEAVLTPDNLIKRGFQLCSRCYLRGEEAETINHLFLHYRVTLQLRRIFINLRGILWVMPRRIPEVLTCGNREGNLSSNKERKIVPACIWWTIWEERNQRCFEDRYSNIQKMKMKCLVLFYFWCKGEYLEYHEFIFDVLESL; this is encoded by the coding sequence ATGGAGATTTGCTTCAGAAGAACAATCTTTATGGAAGGAGGTAGTCAGAGAAAAGTATGGCATGGAAGGAAAATGGATAAGCAAGCTTGTGAGAAATCCATACGAGGTCAGTTGTGGAAGTCTATTAGAAATTTGTGGCCTAAGATCATTAACAAGTCAAACTTCAGAATTGGTAATGGTTTGAAGGTATCTTTCTGGGAGGATAATTGGTTAGGTCAAGGATCACTAAAACAACCCTTTCCTGATATTTATTTACTGAACCAACAACAGGAAGCAACAGTAGCAGAGGTTTGGACAAATCAAGGATGGACTCTGACCTTCAGAAGACTATTAAATGATTGGGAGATTAATAAATTAATAGAATTCTATAAGAATTTGGAACGATTCAAAGTGACCTCTACTGCAGAAGACAGGGTCACATGGCAAGGGAATAGCAAAGGGAAGTTCTCAGTTAAAGCAGCATATAAGGAGTTCAACATCTCAAACAATCAGATTGGCTGCTGGCCATGGAAATTGATTTGGAAGGTTAAAATTCCTTATAAAGTAGCATGCTTTACATTGTTGTTGGCAAAGGAGGCAGTACTAACTCCGGATAATTTGATCAAAAGAGGATTCCAGCTATGTTCTAGATGTTACTTACGTGGAGAGGAGGCAGAGACAATCAATCATCTCTTTTTGCACTATAGAGTGACTTTACAATTACGGAGGATATTCATCAATTTGAGGGGAATACTGTGGGTTATGCCAAGAAGAATACCTGAAGTTTTAACATGTGGGAACAGAGAAGGCAACCTATCCAGTAATAAAGAGAGGAAGATTGTCCCAGCTTGCATCTGGTGGACAATTTGGGaagaaagaaatcaaagatgCTTTGAAGATAGATACAGTAAcattcaaaagatgaaaatgaaaTGTTTAGTTCTTTTTTACTTTTGGTGTAAAGGAGAATATTTAGAATATCATGAATTTATTTTTGATGTTTTAGAATCCTTATGA
- the LOC104249591 gene encoding histidine-containing phosphotransfer protein 4-like isoform X2 codes for MASDFARYIANLRQSLFDEKLLDRQFLQLERLESNNEGYLEDVCADYFKDAAKFVGLIVPELQAPPYDVHSIEGLLHRFKGMATAMGAIKVTHQIDCMREHLKRGDFEACKLAFERIKQENEFLQFKLDNYFKLRKQAPPAEIEDQPEYGYMDTDSE; via the exons ATGGCAAGTGATTTTGCTCGATACATTGCCAATTTGAGGCAGTCACTTTTCGACGAG AAACTCCTTGATCGGCAATTTCTTCAACTGGAGCGTTTGGAATCCAACAATGAGGGCTATCTTGAGGATGTTTGTGCTGACTATTTCAAGGATGCAGCTAAGTTTGTTGGCTTAATAGTGCCAGAACT GCAAGCACCTCCATACGATGTGCATTCTATAGAGGGCCTCCTTCATCGGTTCAAGGGAATGGCGACTGC TATGGGAGCTATAAAAGTGACGCATCAAATCGATTGCATGAGGGAACACCTAAAGCGTGGAGATTTTGAAGC GTGCAAGCTTGCGTTTGAGCGAATTAAGCAGGAGAATGAGTTTTTGCAATTCAAACTGGATAATTACTTCAAG CTGAGGAAGCAAGCTCCACCTGCTGAGATAGAGGACCAACCCGAGTATGGGTATATGGATACTGACAGCGAGTAG
- the LOC104249590 gene encoding uncharacterized protein C3F10.06c isoform X2 codes for MDIPIIGLLIPLALTYMLPFLLKGGCMIVDSTRKGKRFPDSMSKTIPIWTCVLNRAIWNYRMRFGLAGTAEKKETNDSTKHGDSISDSYSWDCSLHLPLWVSNTERALIEERLDGWTKDLEVSGADIASIALSLKKPLRPLWISQKTVIWLNEVPDCDSWDFTPILLVSTSSPSSNFQQRTTSEFSWRYIAGAGDDEESWARGLSPNLFWKHAYDLISSGPDMCNKKVADIIEKDRVYRAQRGENAPQISIKPSKSSMSSGRLPAEEPLDLEPQFMNRDEKSSDNNSIFWLGESNLAVGTTQLAKDASGVDCVLSCDRESNSLCSKESEAYLNLSIVSSKFDRSSLLRNLPSAVNFAKNNLKKGQKLLVCCSSGEDISICVCLAILMSLFDDRGHFDEGRFFSERRVTKLELRRRLVFICQFAVNARPSRGNVKQVFNYLSGGNIETVC; via the exons ATGGACATACCAATAATTGGTCTTTTAATACCTCTCGCCTTAACCTACATGTTGCCCTTCTTGCTG AAGGGAGGGTGTATGATTGTTGATTCAACAAGGAAAGGGAAGAGGTTTCCAGATAGTATGTCAAAGACAATACCGATTTGGACCTGTGTATTGAATCGTGCCATTTGGAATTACAGAATGAGATTTGGTTTGGCTGGTACTGCAGAAAAGAAA GAGACAAATGATTCCACCAAGCATGGAGATAGTATTAGTGACTCTTATAGCTGGGATTGTTCCTTGCATCTCCCTTTGTGGGTCTCAAATACTGAAAGAGCACTTATTGAGGAGCGTTTAGACGGATGGACCAAGGATCTGGAGGTCAGTGGAGCTGATATTGCTTCCATTGCTTTGTCCCTGAAAAAACCGCTACGCCCACTATGGATTTCACAAAAAACTGTGATCTGGTTAAATGAAGTACCTGATTGTGATTCTTGGGACTTCACTCCAATATTACTTGTTTCTACGTCCTCCCCAAGTAGCAACTTTCAGCAAAGAACAACCTCTGAATTTAGTTGGAGGTACATAGCTGGAGCTGGAGATGATGAGGAAAGTTGGGCGAGGGGCTTGTCACCAAATCTTTTTTGGAAACATGCATATGATCTCATAAGCTCTGGTCCTGATATGTGTAACAAGAAGGTAGCTGATATTATTGAAAAGGACAGGGTATACCGTGCACAGAGGGGAGAAAATGCTCCTCAAATATCTATTAAGCCTTCAAAATCTTCTATGAGTAGTGGCCGTTTGCCAGCGGAAGAACCATTAGACCTGGAGCCTCAATTCATGAACAGAGATGAGAAGTCTTCTGATAATAATTCCATATTTTGGCTGGGGGAAAGTAATCTAGCAGTTGGCACAACACAGCTTG CTAAGGATGCATCTGGTGTTGATTGTGTGTTGAGTTGTGATCGGGAGTCCAATTCTCTTTGTTCCAAGGAGTCTGAAGCTTATCTAAACCTGTCTATTGTG AGCTCGAAGTTTGACCGATCTTCTTTATTAAGGAATCTTCCTTCAGCAGTGAATTTTGCAAAGAACAACTTGAAAAAAGGGCAGAAACTCCTAGTTTGCTGCAGTAGTG GGGAGGATATTAGCATTTGTGTTTGTTTAGCAATTTTGATGTCATTATTTGATGACAGAG GGCACTTTGATGAAGGAAGATTTTTCAGTGAGAGACGAGTCACTAAGTTGGAGTTGCGACGAAGATTGGTATTTATCTGCCAATTTGCTGTGAATGCTCGCCCATCAAGAGGGAATGTTAAGCAGGTCTTTAATTATCTCAGTGGAGGAAATATTGAGACAGTTTGTTAA
- the LOC104249590 gene encoding uncharacterized protein C3F10.06c isoform X1 — MENPANLNIYKASRTIKRSENTLYNALRSIYEDSIFVGEISQLWPELPLLANLRCGLWYSQKFHSACYFKSTDGHTNNWSFNTSRLNLHVALLAGQKGGCMIVDSTRKGKRFPDSMSKTIPIWTCVLNRAIWNYRMRFGLAGTAEKKETNDSTKHGDSISDSYSWDCSLHLPLWVSNTERALIEERLDGWTKDLEVSGADIASIALSLKKPLRPLWISQKTVIWLNEVPDCDSWDFTPILLVSTSSPSSNFQQRTTSEFSWRYIAGAGDDEESWARGLSPNLFWKHAYDLISSGPDMCNKKVADIIEKDRVYRAQRGENAPQISIKPSKSSMSSGRLPAEEPLDLEPQFMNRDEKSSDNNSIFWLGESNLAVGTTQLAKDASGVDCVLSCDRESNSLCSKESEAYLNLSIVSSKFDRSSLLRNLPSAVNFAKNNLKKGQKLLVCCSSGEDISICVCLAILMSLFDDRGHFDEGRFFSERRVTKLELRRRLVFICQFAVNARPSRGNVKQVFNYLSGGNIETVC; from the exons ATGGAGAATCCAGCAAATTTGAACATATACAAAGCTTCAAGAACAATAAAACGAAGCGAAAACACTCTCTACAACGCCTTACGATCAATTTACGAGGATTCCATATTCGTCGGCGAGATTTCTCAGCTATGGCCGGAGCTTCCCCTACTTGCAAATCTCCGTTGTGGCCTTTGGTACTCTCAAAAATTCCACTCCGCGTGTTATTTCAAGTCAACCGATGGACATACCAATAATTGGTCTTTTAATACCTCTCGCCTTAACCTACATGTTGCCCTTCTTGCTG GACAGAAGGGAGGGTGTATGATTGTTGATTCAACAAGGAAAGGGAAGAGGTTTCCAGATAGTATGTCAAAGACAATACCGATTTGGACCTGTGTATTGAATCGTGCCATTTGGAATTACAGAATGAGATTTGGTTTGGCTGGTACTGCAGAAAAGAAA GAGACAAATGATTCCACCAAGCATGGAGATAGTATTAGTGACTCTTATAGCTGGGATTGTTCCTTGCATCTCCCTTTGTGGGTCTCAAATACTGAAAGAGCACTTATTGAGGAGCGTTTAGACGGATGGACCAAGGATCTGGAGGTCAGTGGAGCTGATATTGCTTCCATTGCTTTGTCCCTGAAAAAACCGCTACGCCCACTATGGATTTCACAAAAAACTGTGATCTGGTTAAATGAAGTACCTGATTGTGATTCTTGGGACTTCACTCCAATATTACTTGTTTCTACGTCCTCCCCAAGTAGCAACTTTCAGCAAAGAACAACCTCTGAATTTAGTTGGAGGTACATAGCTGGAGCTGGAGATGATGAGGAAAGTTGGGCGAGGGGCTTGTCACCAAATCTTTTTTGGAAACATGCATATGATCTCATAAGCTCTGGTCCTGATATGTGTAACAAGAAGGTAGCTGATATTATTGAAAAGGACAGGGTATACCGTGCACAGAGGGGAGAAAATGCTCCTCAAATATCTATTAAGCCTTCAAAATCTTCTATGAGTAGTGGCCGTTTGCCAGCGGAAGAACCATTAGACCTGGAGCCTCAATTCATGAACAGAGATGAGAAGTCTTCTGATAATAATTCCATATTTTGGCTGGGGGAAAGTAATCTAGCAGTTGGCACAACACAGCTTG CTAAGGATGCATCTGGTGTTGATTGTGTGTTGAGTTGTGATCGGGAGTCCAATTCTCTTTGTTCCAAGGAGTCTGAAGCTTATCTAAACCTGTCTATTGTG AGCTCGAAGTTTGACCGATCTTCTTTATTAAGGAATCTTCCTTCAGCAGTGAATTTTGCAAAGAACAACTTGAAAAAAGGGCAGAAACTCCTAGTTTGCTGCAGTAGTG GGGAGGATATTAGCATTTGTGTTTGTTTAGCAATTTTGATGTCATTATTTGATGACAGAG GGCACTTTGATGAAGGAAGATTTTTCAGTGAGAGACGAGTCACTAAGTTGGAGTTGCGACGAAGATTGGTATTTATCTGCCAATTTGCTGTGAATGCTCGCCCATCAAGAGGGAATGTTAAGCAGGTCTTTAATTATCTCAGTGGAGGAAATATTGAGACAGTTTGTTAA
- the LOC104223781 gene encoding senescence/dehydration-associated protein At4g35985, chloroplastic-like isoform X1, with the protein MSCFKPKRSKSFPIAKTPSHKETPETKNIRHEVLLSIPGCKVHLMDEGETLELSNGFFTIFSISEEDVCVATIVKVGDELQWPLTKDEPVVKLDALHYLFTLPVKEGHPLSYGVTFSENGSGNLGFLDTFLKENSLFTSSISSNKRNDIEWKDFAPRIEDYNNVLAKAIAGGTGQIVKGIFKCSNAYTNQVQKGGENILIPAVENSGSTATKRKGNATKNNAVNESLKRVRKLSKMTGKMSKSMLNGVGIATGSVMGPMVRSQAGKKFLAMVPGEVLLASLDAINKILDAAEAAEKQTLSATSGAVTRMVTNRFGENAGEATEDALATAGHCAGTAWNVFKIRKALNPASSVSSGALNAAKTRK; encoded by the exons ATGAGCTGCTTTAAGCCAAAAAGATCCAAAAGTTTCCCCATAGCCAAAACCCCATCACATAAAGAAACCCCAGAAACCAAAAATATCAGACATGAAGTTCTTTTAAGTATTCCAGGATGCAAAGTTCATTTAATGGATGAAGGAGAAACTTTAGAACTTTCAAATGGTTTCTTCACAATATTTTCTATATCAGAAGAAGATGTTTGTGTGGCTACTATTGTAAAAGTTGGTGATGAACTTCAATGGCCATTAACTAAAGATGAACCTGTAGTGAAACTTGATGCTTTGCATTATTTGTTTACTTTGCCTGTTAAAGAGGGTCATCCTTTGAGTTATGGCGTGACATTTTCAGAAAATGGTAGTGGAAATCTTGGATTTTTGGATACATTTCTTAAGGAAAATTCATTGTTTACTAGTTCAATATCATCAAATAAGAGAAATGATATTGAATGGAAAGACTTTGCTCCTAGAATTGAAGATTATAACAATGTTTTGGCTAAGGCAATTGCTGGAGGTACAGGTCAAATTGTTAAAGGAATATTCAAATGTAGCAATGCTTATACTAATCAG GTGCAAAAGGGAGGGGAAAACATCTTAATTCCAGCTGTAGAGAACTCTGGTTCTACTGCTacaaaaaggaaaggcaatgctaCAAAGAACAATGCAGTCAACGAAAGCCTAAAACG TGTGAGGAAGCTGTCAAAAATGACAGGAAAGATGAGCAAATCTATGCTAAATGGGGTTGGAATTGCAACTGGTTCAGTTATGGGGCCAATGGTTAGGTCTCAAGCCGGCAAGAAATTCTTAGCCATGGTTCCTGGAGAAGTTCTCTTAGCTTCACTTGATGCTATCA ACAAGATTTTAGATGCTGCTGAAGCTGCTGAAAAACAAACATTATCTGCAACTTCTGGTGCTGTGACTAGGATGGTAACTAATAG GTTTGGAGAGAATGCAGGGGAAGCAACAGAAGATGCATTAGCAACAGCAGGGCACTGTGCAGGAACTGCTTGGAATGTATTCAAAATAAGGAAGGCCCTTAATCCTGCTTCTTCTGTCTCCTCTGGAGCACTAAATGCAGCAAAAACAAGGAAATAA
- the LOC104223781 gene encoding senescence/dehydration-associated protein At4g35985, chloroplastic-like isoform X2, giving the protein MSCFKPKRSKSFPIAKTPSHKETPETKNIRHEVLLSIPGCKVHLMDEGETLELSNGFFTIFSISEEDVCVATIVKVGDELQWPLTKDEPVVKLDALHYLFTLPVKEGHPLSYGVTFSENGSGNLGFLDTFLKENSLFTSSISSNKRNDIEWKDFAPRIEDYNNVLAKAIAGGTGQIVKGIFKCSNAYTNQVQKGGENILIPAVENSGSTATKRKGNATKNNAVNESLKRVRKLSKMTGKMSKSMLNGVGIATGSVMGPMVRSQAGKKFLAMVPGEVLLASLDAISLERMQGKQQKMH; this is encoded by the exons ATGAGCTGCTTTAAGCCAAAAAGATCCAAAAGTTTCCCCATAGCCAAAACCCCATCACATAAAGAAACCCCAGAAACCAAAAATATCAGACATGAAGTTCTTTTAAGTATTCCAGGATGCAAAGTTCATTTAATGGATGAAGGAGAAACTTTAGAACTTTCAAATGGTTTCTTCACAATATTTTCTATATCAGAAGAAGATGTTTGTGTGGCTACTATTGTAAAAGTTGGTGATGAACTTCAATGGCCATTAACTAAAGATGAACCTGTAGTGAAACTTGATGCTTTGCATTATTTGTTTACTTTGCCTGTTAAAGAGGGTCATCCTTTGAGTTATGGCGTGACATTTTCAGAAAATGGTAGTGGAAATCTTGGATTTTTGGATACATTTCTTAAGGAAAATTCATTGTTTACTAGTTCAATATCATCAAATAAGAGAAATGATATTGAATGGAAAGACTTTGCTCCTAGAATTGAAGATTATAACAATGTTTTGGCTAAGGCAATTGCTGGAGGTACAGGTCAAATTGTTAAAGGAATATTCAAATGTAGCAATGCTTATACTAATCAG GTGCAAAAGGGAGGGGAAAACATCTTAATTCCAGCTGTAGAGAACTCTGGTTCTACTGCTacaaaaaggaaaggcaatgctaCAAAGAACAATGCAGTCAACGAAAGCCTAAAACG TGTGAGGAAGCTGTCAAAAATGACAGGAAAGATGAGCAAATCTATGCTAAATGGGGTTGGAATTGCAACTGGTTCAGTTATGGGGCCAATGGTTAGGTCTCAAGCCGGCAAGAAATTCTTAGCCATGGTTCCTGGAGAAGTTCTCTTAGCTTCACTTGATGCTATCA GTTTGGAGAGAATGCAGGGGAAGCAACAGAAGATGCATTAG